Proteins from a single region of Carassius gibelio isolate Cgi1373 ecotype wild population from Czech Republic chromosome B15, carGib1.2-hapl.c, whole genome shotgun sequence:
- the LOC127972487 gene encoding T-lymphocyte activation antigen CD80-like isoform X2 encodes MKPVCSLLVSVVTLLLLTVTSGDSDAVQNIITTVLGHSVTFRCPSKHSTPAEGLYILRVRNDKPDEFINGFYRGRHIDVLPEYKDRTKVNQTELSVDMRNISVSDEGLYKCVVFINSTPEISEILLEVTAEYSVPTITKDCSKPGDGGAGKCCQLSCSAVGGYPQSTVRWTGLNQSLTNVIYNRSSADNESKTWTINQTITHNCDQPANISCAVGGAVSHTITICETESFPSVVIAAIAVVLVFFLLLISVVVMKYYFCGRQTSERGYEEADFDVSLADCHSQLQHLKEGDETLRRFAPFC; translated from the exons ATGAAGCCAGTCTGCTCTCT cttgGTCTCGGTCGTGACCTTGCTGCTGTTAACAGTTACATCTG gtgaCAGTGATGCAGTGCAGAACATCATCACGACTGTTTTGGGACACAGCGTTACGTTCAGATGTCCTTCAAAACACAGCACTCCTGCAGAAGGCTTGTACATACTGAGAGTTAGAAATGATAAACCAGACGAGTTCATCAACGGGTTTTATAGAGGCCGACACATTGATGTGTTGCCTGAGTACAAGGACAGAACCAAAGTGAATCAAACGGAGCTCAGCGTGGACATGAGAAACATCTCTGTCTCTGACGAAGGATTGTATAAATGTGTTGTTTTCATTAACAGCACACCTGAAATCTCAGAGATTCTCCTCGAAGTCACAG CTGAGTACAGCGTTCCAACAATCACGAAAGACTGCAGTAAACCGGGTGATGGCGGCGCAGGAAAGTGCTGTCAGTTAAGCTGCTCGGCGGTGGGTGGATACCCACAGAGCACCGTCAGGTGGACGGGGCTTAATCAAAGTCTGACTAACGTCATTTACAACCGGAGTTCAGCAGATAACGAGTCCAAAACATGGACCATCAACCAAACCATCACGCACAACTGTGACCAGCCTGCTAATATCAGCTGTGCCGTAGGGGGCGCTGTTTCCCACACCATCACCATAT GTGAAACAGAATCCTTCCCATCTGTGGTGATTGCAGCTATCGCCGTCGTGCTTGTGTTTTTCCTGTTACTTATTTCTGTCGTGGTGATGAAGTACTACTTTTGTGGACGACAAACCTCAg AGCGTGGATATGAGGAAGCTGACTTTGACGTTTCTTTAGC CGACTGCCATTCACAGCTCCAGCATCTGAAAGAGGGTGACGAAACACTCAGGAGATTTGCGCCATTCTGTTAA
- the LOC127972487 gene encoding T-lymphocyte activation antigen CD80-like isoform X1, whose translation MSLQQRCLYTHSLVSVVTLLLLTVTSGDSDAVQNIITTVLGHSVTFRCPSKHSTPAEGLYILRVRNDKPDEFINGFYRGRHIDVLPEYKDRTKVNQTELSVDMRNISVSDEGLYKCVVFINSTPEISEILLEVTAEYSVPTITKDCSKPGDGGAGKCCQLSCSAVGGYPQSTVRWTGLNQSLTNVIYNRSSADNESKTWTINQTITHNCDQPANISCAVGGAVSHTITICETESFPSVVIAAIAVVLVFFLLLISVVVMKYYFCGRQTSERGYEEADFDVSLADCHSQLQHLKEGDETLRRFAPFC comes from the exons ATGAGTTTACAACAGCGATGCTTATACACTCACAG cttgGTCTCGGTCGTGACCTTGCTGCTGTTAACAGTTACATCTG gtgaCAGTGATGCAGTGCAGAACATCATCACGACTGTTTTGGGACACAGCGTTACGTTCAGATGTCCTTCAAAACACAGCACTCCTGCAGAAGGCTTGTACATACTGAGAGTTAGAAATGATAAACCAGACGAGTTCATCAACGGGTTTTATAGAGGCCGACACATTGATGTGTTGCCTGAGTACAAGGACAGAACCAAAGTGAATCAAACGGAGCTCAGCGTGGACATGAGAAACATCTCTGTCTCTGACGAAGGATTGTATAAATGTGTTGTTTTCATTAACAGCACACCTGAAATCTCAGAGATTCTCCTCGAAGTCACAG CTGAGTACAGCGTTCCAACAATCACGAAAGACTGCAGTAAACCGGGTGATGGCGGCGCAGGAAAGTGCTGTCAGTTAAGCTGCTCGGCGGTGGGTGGATACCCACAGAGCACCGTCAGGTGGACGGGGCTTAATCAAAGTCTGACTAACGTCATTTACAACCGGAGTTCAGCAGATAACGAGTCCAAAACATGGACCATCAACCAAACCATCACGCACAACTGTGACCAGCCTGCTAATATCAGCTGTGCCGTAGGGGGCGCTGTTTCCCACACCATCACCATAT GTGAAACAGAATCCTTCCCATCTGTGGTGATTGCAGCTATCGCCGTCGTGCTTGTGTTTTTCCTGTTACTTATTTCTGTCGTGGTGATGAAGTACTACTTTTGTGGACGACAAACCTCAg AGCGTGGATATGAGGAAGCTGACTTTGACGTTTCTTTAGC CGACTGCCATTCACAGCTCCAGCATCTGAAAGAGGGTGACGAAACACTCAGGAGATTTGCGCCATTCTGTTAA
- the LOC127972485 gene encoding frizzled-4-like, whose translation MARFGFGLALLALAMGLAHAFGDEDEMSCDPIRISMCQDLGYNVTKMPNLVGNVLQSDAELQLTTFTPLIQYGCSSQLKFFLCSVYVPMCTEKVPIPIGPCGSMCLSVKRKCLPVLQEFGFVWPELLNCSLFPPTNDQNHMCMEGPGDEDPPFHAVRPMPPQEEECMALGAGVEQYAWVKRSGSCSLQCGYDTGLYRRQAKVFTDVWMAVWAVLCFISTTFTVLTFLVDSSRFSYPERPIIFLSMCCNIYSVAYIVRLTVGRERISCDLEEAAVPVLVHEGLKNTGCAIVFLLTYFFGMASSIWWVILTLTWFLAAGLKWGHEAIEMHSSYFHIAAWAIPAVKTIVILIMRLVDADDLSGMCYVGNQNLDALTGFVVAPLFTYLVIGTLFIAAGLVALFKIRSNLQKDGTKTDKLERLMVKIGVFSVLYTVPATCVIACYFYEISNWADFRQSARDSYMAAEMLRIFMSLLVGITSGMWVWSAKTLHTWQRCSHRLVHTGRNNRVKRTTNGWVKPGKGNETVV comes from the exons ATGGCTCGGTTCGGCTTCGGGCTCGCGCTGCTGGCGCTCGCGATGGGGCTCGCGCACGCGTTCGGGGACGAGGATGAGATGAGCTGCGATCCGATCCGCATCTCTATGTGTCAGGATCTCGGATACAATGTGACCAAGATGCCGAACCTGGTGGGAAACGTGCTGCAGTCCGACGCCGAGCTGCAACTGACCACATTCACACCGTTAATACAGTACGGCTGCTCGAGCCAGCTGAAG TTCTTCCTATGCTCCGTCTATGTTCCCATGTGTACGGAGAAGGTTCCCATCCCAATCGGTCCGTGTGGCAGCATGTGCTTATCTGTAAAGAGGAAGTGTCTTCCAGTCCTGCAGGAGTTTGGTTTCGTGTGGCCGGAGCTCTTGAACTGCAGCCTGTTCCCGCCCACCAACGACCAGAACCACATGTGCATGGAGGGTCCAGGCGACGAGGACCCACCGTTCCACGCCGTCCGGCCGATGCCGCCGCAGGAGGAGGAGTGCATGGCGCTGGGTGCCGGCGTGGAGCAGTATGCATGGGTCAAGCGCAGCGGCAGCTGCTCGCTGCAGTGTGGATATGACACGGGATTGTACCGGCGACAGGCCAAAGTCTTTACCGATGTGTGGATGGCGGTGTGGGCGGTTCTCTGCTTCATCTCCACCACGTTCACCGTCCTGACCTTCCTAGTGGACTCCTCGCGGTTTTCCTACCCGGAACGGCCTATTATTTTCCTCAGCATGTGCTGCAATATTTACAGCGTGGCCTACATCGTGCGGCTGACCGTCGGTCGCGAACGCATCTCCTGCGACTTGGAAGAAGCGGCTGTGCCTGTGCTAGTGCACGAGGGTCTGAAGAACACAGGCTGTGCCATCGTCTTCCTCCTCACGTATTTCTTCGGCATGGCGAGTTCAATCTGGTGGGTGATTCTGACGCTTACGTGGTTCCTGGCGGCAGGGCTGAAGTGGGGTCACGAGGCCATCGAAATGCACAGTTCGTACTTCCACATCGCAGCTTGGGCCATTCCCGCCGTCAAGACCATCGTCATCCTTATCATGCGTCTAGTGGATGCTGACGACCTTTCTGGGATGTGTTATGTGGGCAACCAGAACTTAGACGCGCTCACCGGTTTCGTAGTCGCGCCGCTGTTTACGTACTTGGTAATCGGGACGCTGTTTATTGCAGCCGGCTTGGTTGCATTGTTCAAAATCCGCTCGAATTTGCAAAAGGACGGGACTAAGACGGACAAGCTAGAGCGGCTGATGGTTAAAATTGGTGTGTTTTCAGTGCTTTACACAGTGCCGGCCACTTGCGTCATTGCGTGCTACTTTTACGAAATCTCAAATTGGGCTGACTTTCGTCAGTCGGCGAGGGATTCGTACATGGCGGCGGAGATGCTGCGGATTTTTATGTCTCTGCTGGTGGGAATCACATCGGGAATGTGGGTTTGGTCCGCCAAAACGCTTCACACGTGGCAGCGATGTTCCCACCGACTCGTGCACACTGGGCGAAACAATCGCGTCAAACGGACCACCAACGGCTGGGTCAAACCGGGCAAAGGCAACGAGACAGTTGTGTAA